Proteins encoded by one window of Vigna radiata var. radiata cultivar VC1973A chromosome 5, Vradiata_ver6, whole genome shotgun sequence:
- the LOC106760854 gene encoding CASP-like protein 4A3 — translation MKKSLSKGSESSTQLDSPLQFHSPMRWDGTDPPESPEYRSPGNLTERHVDHSMAIVTVGNLKQLAPDKRAEHRKPPENPPPPLRVFNGTVTEETHRPAAKAAPAMVGGERRSRSSGWTTEETVCKAALGFRLSEMVVCLISFSVMAADKTQGWSGDSFDRYREYRYCLSVNIIGFAYSALQACDLSCQLATGKHFISHHLRNHFDFFMDQVLAYLLISASSSAATRVDDWISNWGKDEFTEMATASIGMSFLAFLAFAMSSLISGYTLCNRSSM, via the exons ATGAAAAAATCGCTCTCCAAAGGCTCCGAGTCGTCCACTCAGTTGGACTCGCCACTCCAATTCCACTCGCCGATGCGGTGGGACGGGACCGATCCGCCGGAGTCTCCGGAATACCGGTCGCCGGGAAACTTGACGGAAAGGCATGTGGACCACTCTATGGCAATCGTCACCGTCGGCAACCTCAAGCAGCTCGCTCCAGACAAGCGCGCGGAGCACCGGAAGCCGCCGGAAAATCCGCCGCCTCCTTTGAGGGTGTTCAACGGCACGGTGACGGAGGAGACGCATCGTCCGGCGGCGAAAGCGGCTCCTGCGATGGTCGGAGGCGAGAGGAGATCGAGGTCGTCGGGGTGGACTACGGAGGAGACGGTGTGCAAGGCGGCTCTAGGGTTCCGGCTGAGCGAGATGGTGGTGTGTCTGATTTCGTTTTCTGTTATGGCGGCGGATAAGACGCAAGGATGGAGCGGTGACTCCTTTGATCGCTATAGAGAATATAG GTACTGTTTATCTGTGAATATAATTGGATTTGCATACTCAGCGTTGCAAGCATGTGATCTGTCATGTCAACTTGCCACGGGGAAACACTTTATCAGTCACCACCTTCGCAACCACTTTGATTTCTTCATGGATCAG GTTCTGGCTTATCTTCTGATATCAGCATCATCATCTGCAGCCACACGGGTTGATGATTGGATATCGAATTGGGGGAAAGATGAGTTCACAGAAATGGCCACTGCTTCAATTGGAATGTCCTTCCTCGCTTTTCTTGCCTTTGCTATGAGTTCACTCATCTCTGGTTACACCCTATGCAACCGCAGCTCCATGTGA